DNA sequence from the Triticum aestivum cultivar Chinese Spring unplaced genomic scaffold, IWGSC CS RefSeq v2.1 scaffold276399, whole genome shotgun sequence genome:
GAAGGACAACATCCAAGTCCTAGTATGCAACCGTTGGCAGAAGCACAGCTTAGTAGCAGTAATGATAGCACCACTAGATGTAAGTAGGGTATCGGTATGGAGGGTTGGTGGTCGCTTCCAGCTCGACCCATTCAGGATTGGTGGTGATGGTTTCCACATCAACTCCCTTTGGTAAATGAACATACAGTCTGCCATGAACCACCTTATAATCAGCGAAGACTCGCTTGAGAAGTTTGTCACCATCACCTAGAATAAATTCACCTGGTTTGTCGCCAAACTCCTCATCAATCTTTTTAAGAATAGGATCATGACAGCAACAGAGCTTCCTTAGCTTCCCATCCGCGAATTTGTTTATTCCCAATTTGTAGGGCAGATTAGCATTGTTCCGACGGTGGACAAGCAGGACAGTCTCCTTGAATGTGTTGAACCAGTGAACCATCTCATCATGATCACGCTTTTGGTTGAAATCTTTGCACCAGCGCTCATACAAGGCCCAAAGGGCTGCTTCTGACTCAAGGTCTTTCTCCTCTACCACAAACTTCACCTTACCTTCCTGCCTTTGTTCTATAAGCAAAAAATGTAATCTTCTGTCATATTGCAATTAAATTCACAGGGTCTGATGTAAAATTAAAGCTGTCGGTAAAACACCAATGATATGTCATGTACAAAATAAAAAAGGCAGTCTTTGTAAGGAAAGATAGAGTCCTAAGTATCGCTGGGGATTACAGAAAGAATAAAAGGGAACATTCAGGCTGCAGCCCACAGCTTAGAACACAAAGGATCAAGCAAGCATAACAGAAGAAAAGGTGCCAGACAACCAGCAAAAGGATATCGAGCATCCAAAAGAATCAGCCAGTTTATCTtcatatatttccatgcaactggTACAAAGCAAGATCTAATGTCCAATTGTAATTTAAGACAGAGTCCTGGTGCACTAGTAAAACTTAGCAGAACACCCGTCATGCGTTAGTCTTATTCACCCACATACGCCGTATGCAACAAATTTATCAGAATGCGTTCAACTGCACAAACACAGTTATGTTTAATAAAATAATGGATTCTCGCATGCTAAAAAACGTAAAATATTCCGGACTTGACGGACAA
Encoded proteins:
- the LOC123177136 gene encoding uncharacterized protein (The sequence of the model RefSeq protein was modified relative to this genomic sequence to represent the inferred CDS: added 6 bases not found in genome assembly), with the protein product MVKENADTGRHHPDPGPSSLSFTMPSAASRLVRIGRAARSAAATTSRFAQFVEAATLSTKAVATKPHAILGSDRAASVDLRMNQSTVHAPPRAMAPASLTLSHPEEQRQEGKVKFVVEEKDLESEAALWALYERWCKDFNQKRDHDEMVHWFNTFKETVLLVHRRNNANLPYKLGINKFADGKLRKLCCCHDPILKKIDEEFGDKPGEFILGDGDKLLKRVFADYKVVHGRLYVHLPKGVDVETITTNPEWVELEATTNPPYRYPTYI